From Streptomyces sp. TLI_105, the proteins below share one genomic window:
- the aroA gene encoding 3-phosphoshikimate 1-carboxyvinyltransferase, giving the protein MTVIDIPGSKSVTARALFLAAAAEGTTTLLRPLVSDDTEGFAEGLAALGYGVRREPDAWHIEGRPAGPGAGEADVYCRDGATTARFLPTLAAAGHGTYRFDASAQMRRRPLAPLTTALRTLGVDLRHGDREGHHPLSVHAAGVKGGALTLDAGQSSQYLTALLMLGPLTAEGLDITVTDLVSEPYVEITLAMMRAFGAEVRQEGRTYRVAPTGYRARTYGIEPDASTASYFFAAAALQPGRSVTVPGLGTGALQGDLAFVDVLRRMGADVEVTDTATTVRSTGALRGLTVNMRDISDTMPTLAAIAPFADGPVRIEDVANTRVKECDRLDACAENLRRLGVTVTTGPDWIEIQPGTPAGPVEIATHGDHRIVMSFAVTALRTPGITFDDPGCVKKTFPDFHRAFEAFVRTP; this is encoded by the coding sequence GCCGAGGGCCTCGCCGCCCTCGGCTACGGCGTCCGCCGCGAGCCGGACGCCTGGCACATCGAGGGCCGTCCCGCCGGGCCGGGCGCGGGAGAGGCCGACGTGTACTGCCGGGACGGCGCCACGACCGCCCGCTTCCTGCCGACCCTCGCGGCCGCGGGCCACGGCACGTACCGCTTCGACGCCTCCGCGCAGATGCGACGACGACCCCTCGCCCCCCTGACGACCGCGTTGCGCACCCTGGGTGTCGATCTGCGGCACGGCGACAGGGAGGGCCACCACCCCCTCAGCGTCCACGCCGCCGGCGTGAAGGGCGGCGCGCTCACCCTCGACGCCGGGCAGTCCTCCCAGTACCTGACCGCCCTGCTCATGCTGGGCCCGCTCACGGCCGAGGGCCTCGACATCACCGTCACCGACCTGGTCTCGGAGCCGTACGTCGAGATCACCCTGGCGATGATGCGGGCCTTCGGGGCCGAGGTCCGGCAGGAAGGCCGCACCTACCGGGTCGCCCCCACCGGCTACCGCGCGCGGACGTACGGCATCGAGCCCGACGCCTCCACCGCCAGCTACTTCTTCGCCGCGGCCGCCCTCCAGCCGGGCCGTTCCGTCACCGTCCCCGGTCTCGGGACCGGCGCCCTCCAGGGTGATCTGGCCTTCGTCGACGTGCTGCGCCGCATGGGCGCCGACGTCGAGGTCACCGACACCGCCACCACCGTCCGCTCCACCGGCGCCCTGCGCGGCCTCACCGTCAACATGCGGGACATCTCGGACACGATGCCGACCCTCGCCGCGATCGCGCCGTTCGCCGACGGGCCCGTCCGCATCGAGGACGTCGCCAACACCCGGGTCAAGGAGTGCGACCGGCTCGACGCCTGCGCCGAGAACCTCCGCCGCCTCGGCGTCACCGTCACCACCGGCCCCGACTGGATCGAGATCCAGCCAGGGACCCCCGCCGGGCCCGTCGAGATCGCCACCCACGGCGACCACCGGATCGTCATGTCCTTCGCGGTCACCGCGCTGCGCACCCCCGGGATCACCTTCGACGACCCCGGCTGCGTGAAGAAGACCTTCCCCGACTTCCACCGGGCCTTCGAGGCATTCGTACGCACCCCGTGA
- the ispG gene encoding flavodoxin-dependent (E)-4-hydroxy-3-methylbut-2-enyl-diphosphate synthase, producing the protein MTAISLGIPTVPTRLAERRKSRQIQVGSVAVGGDAPVSVQSMTTTRTSDIGATLQQIAELTASGCQIVRVACPTQDDADALATIARKSSIPVIADIHFQPKYVFAAIDAGCAAVRVNPGNIKQFDDKVKEIAKAANDAGTPIRIGVNAGSLDARLLKKYGKATPEALVESALWEASLFEEHDFRDIKISVKHNDPVVMVEAYRQLAAQCDYPLHLGVTEAGPAFQGTIKSAVAFGALLSQGIGDTIRVSLSAPPAEEIKVGIQILESLNLRQRRLEIVSCPSCGRAQVDVYKLAEEVTAGLDGMTVPLRVAVMGCVVNGPGEAREADLGVASGNGKGQIFVKGEVIKTVPESKIVETLIEEALKIAEQMEKDGIASGEPTVAIAG; encoded by the coding sequence ATGACCGCGATTTCTCTCGGTATCCCGACCGTTCCGACCCGGCTCGCCGAGCGGCGCAAGAGCCGCCAGATCCAGGTCGGCAGCGTGGCCGTCGGCGGTGACGCGCCCGTCTCCGTCCAGTCGATGACGACGACCCGCACCTCCGACATCGGCGCCACGCTCCAGCAGATCGCCGAGCTGACCGCCTCCGGCTGCCAGATCGTCCGCGTGGCCTGCCCCACCCAGGACGACGCCGACGCGCTCGCCACGATCGCCCGGAAGTCCTCCATCCCGGTCATCGCCGACATCCACTTCCAGCCGAAGTACGTCTTCGCCGCGATCGACGCGGGCTGCGCCGCCGTCCGCGTCAACCCGGGCAACATCAAGCAGTTCGACGACAAGGTCAAGGAGATCGCCAAGGCGGCGAACGACGCGGGCACCCCGATCCGCATCGGCGTCAACGCCGGCTCGCTCGACGCCCGCCTCCTGAAGAAGTACGGCAAGGCCACCCCCGAGGCGCTCGTCGAGTCCGCCCTCTGGGAGGCCTCCCTCTTCGAGGAGCACGACTTCCGCGACATCAAGATCTCGGTCAAGCACAACGACCCGGTCGTCATGGTCGAGGCCTACCGCCAGCTCGCCGCCCAGTGCGACTACCCGCTGCACCTCGGCGTCACCGAGGCGGGCCCGGCCTTCCAGGGCACCATCAAGTCGGCCGTCGCCTTCGGCGCCCTGCTCTCCCAGGGCATCGGCGACACCATCCGCGTCTCGCTCTCCGCGCCGCCGGCCGAGGAGATCAAGGTCGGCATCCAGATCCTGGAGTCGCTCAACCTGCGCCAGCGCCGCCTGGAGATCGTCTCCTGCCCGTCCTGCGGCCGCGCCCAGGTCGACGTCTACAAGCTCGCCGAGGAGGTCACCGCCGGCCTCGACGGCATGACCGTCCCGCTGCGCGTCGCCGTCATGGGCTGCGTCGTCAACGGCCCCGGCGAGGCCCGCGAGGCCGACCTCGGCGTCGCCTCCGGCAACGGCAAGGGCCAGATCTTCGTCAAGGGCGAGGTCATCAAGACCGTCCCCGAGTCGAAGATCGTCGAGACCCTCATCGAAGAGGCCCTCAAGATCGCCGAGCAGATGGAGAAGGACGGCATCGCCAGCGGCGAGCCGACGGTCGCCATCGCCGGCTGA
- the dxr gene encoding 1-deoxy-D-xylulose-5-phosphate reductoisomerase encodes MSDRPSPLADPHIAFDVSEGRRDIVVLGSTGSIGTQAIDLVLRNPDRFRVTALAASGGRIGLLAEQAHRLRVAAVAVAREEALPELREALKALYGSEPLPELLAGPDAATRLAASPCHTVLNGITGSIGLAPTLAALEAGRTLALANKESLIVGGPLVKALAKPGQIIPVDSEHAALFQALAAGTRADVRKLVVTASGGPFRGRTREQLAHVTREDALAHPTWAMGPVITVNSATLVNKGLEVIEAHLLYDIPFDRIEVVVHPQSYVHSMVEFTDGSTLAQATPPDMRGPIAIGIGWPERVPDAAPAFDWTKASTWEFFPLDTEAFPSVGLARHVGELGGTAPAVFNAANEECVEAFLAGRLPFNGIMDTVTAVVTEHGTPARGTSLTVSDVLEAETWARARARELAAKATAEARA; translated from the coding sequence ATGAGCGACCGCCCCTCTCCTCTTGCCGACCCGCACATCGCCTTCGACGTCTCCGAAGGACGCCGGGACATCGTCGTCCTCGGCTCGACCGGGTCCATCGGCACGCAGGCCATCGATCTGGTGCTGCGCAACCCCGACCGTTTCCGGGTCACCGCCCTGGCCGCCTCCGGCGGCCGGATCGGGCTGCTCGCCGAGCAGGCGCACCGGCTCCGGGTCGCCGCGGTCGCCGTGGCCCGTGAGGAGGCGCTGCCCGAGCTGCGGGAGGCGCTGAAGGCGCTGTACGGCTCCGAGCCCCTGCCCGAGCTCCTGGCGGGCCCGGACGCGGCGACCCGGCTGGCCGCGTCGCCGTGCCACACCGTCCTCAACGGCATCACCGGCTCCATCGGCCTCGCGCCGACCCTCGCCGCCCTCGAAGCGGGCCGCACCCTCGCCCTCGCCAACAAGGAGTCGCTGATCGTCGGCGGCCCCCTGGTGAAGGCGCTCGCCAAGCCGGGCCAGATCATCCCGGTCGACTCCGAGCACGCGGCCCTCTTCCAGGCGCTCGCCGCCGGCACCCGCGCCGACGTCCGCAAGCTGGTCGTCACGGCCTCCGGCGGCCCCTTCCGCGGCCGTACGCGCGAGCAGCTGGCCCATGTGACCCGGGAGGACGCGCTGGCCCACCCGACCTGGGCCATGGGTCCGGTGATCACGGTCAACAGCGCGACCCTGGTGAACAAGGGCCTGGAGGTCATCGAGGCCCACCTGCTCTACGACATCCCCTTCGACCGCATCGAGGTCGTCGTCCACCCGCAGTCGTACGTCCACTCCATGGTCGAGTTCACGGACGGCTCCACGCTCGCCCAGGCCACCCCGCCGGACATGCGCGGCCCGATCGCCATCGGCATCGGCTGGCCCGAGCGGGTCCCGGACGCGGCCCCCGCCTTCGACTGGACCAAGGCCTCCACCTGGGAGTTCTTCCCGCTCGACACCGAGGCCTTCCCGTCCGTCGGCCTGGCCCGGCACGTGGGCGAGCTGGGCGGCACCGCCCCCGCCGTCTTCAACGCCGCGAACGAGGAGTGCGTCGAGGCGTTTCTCGCCGGACGGCTGCCGTTCAACGGCATCATGGATACGGTCACTGCGGTCGTCACGGAGCACGGCACCCCCGCCCGGGGAACCTCGCTGACCGTGTCGGACGTCCTCGAAGCGGAGACCTGGGCACGGGCCCGGGCCCGAGAACTCGCAGCGAAGGCAACAGCGGAGGCCCGCGCATGA
- a CDS encoding RIP metalloprotease codes for MTEMLLYALGIVLFALGLLVSIAWHELGHLSTAKLFGIRVPQYMVGFGPTIWSRKRGETEYGIKAIPAGGYIRMIGMFPPGADGRIEARSTSPWRSMIEDAREASYEEIQPGDETRLFYTRKPWKRVIVMFAGPFMNLVLAAVLFFGSMMTLGVQGPTTEVAGVQKCVLKLSEKRQKCAAGDPVSPAFAAGLKDGDKILALNGKAVNDWDALSDSIRAATIGPATLTVERDGQRIDLHPTLVTNEVEKKDSHGNVVRPVQYVKAGYLGFQPKSVVAPLSFGETTERMTDLLENGVHSVIALPGKIPGLWDATFGDGKRAEDSPVGVLGAARITGELMTVEAPPTTILVMFMNLLVYFNVSLFLFNMLPLLPLDGGHIAGALWESVRRHAARIFKRPDPGPFDVAKLMPAAYVVAGVFVCFTLLVLAADIVNPVKLT; via the coding sequence ATGACCGAAATGCTCCTGTACGCCCTGGGCATCGTGCTGTTCGCCCTCGGCCTCCTCGTCTCCATCGCGTGGCACGAGCTCGGCCACCTCTCCACGGCCAAGCTCTTCGGCATCCGCGTGCCGCAGTACATGGTCGGCTTCGGCCCCACGATCTGGTCGAGGAAGCGCGGCGAGACCGAGTACGGCATCAAGGCCATCCCGGCGGGCGGCTACATCCGCATGATCGGCATGTTCCCGCCGGGCGCGGACGGCAGGATCGAGGCCCGCTCCACCTCGCCCTGGCGCTCCATGATCGAGGACGCCCGCGAGGCCTCGTACGAGGAGATCCAGCCGGGCGACGAGACCCGGCTGTTCTACACGCGCAAGCCGTGGAAGCGCGTGATCGTGATGTTCGCCGGACCTTTCATGAACCTGGTCCTGGCGGCGGTGCTGTTCTTCGGCTCGATGATGACGCTGGGCGTCCAGGGGCCGACGACCGAGGTCGCGGGCGTCCAGAAGTGCGTCCTCAAGCTCAGCGAGAAGCGCCAGAAGTGCGCGGCGGGGGACCCCGTCTCCCCGGCGTTCGCGGCCGGCCTCAAGGACGGGGACAAGATCCTCGCCCTGAACGGGAAGGCGGTGAACGACTGGGACGCCCTCTCCGACAGCATCCGCGCCGCCACCATCGGCCCGGCCACCCTCACCGTCGAGCGGGACGGGCAGCGGATCGACCTCCACCCGACCCTGGTCACCAACGAGGTCGAGAAGAAGGACTCCCACGGCAACGTCGTCCGGCCCGTCCAGTACGTCAAGGCCGGCTACCTCGGCTTCCAGCCGAAGTCGGTGGTCGCGCCGCTCAGCTTCGGCGAGACCACCGAGCGGATGACCGACCTCCTGGAGAACGGCGTCCACTCGGTCATCGCCCTCCCGGGCAAGATCCCCGGCCTCTGGGACGCCACCTTCGGGGACGGCAAGCGCGCCGAGGACTCGCCCGTCGGTGTCCTCGGCGCGGCCCGCATCACCGGCGAGCTGATGACCGTCGAGGCCCCGCCGACGACGATCCTCGTCATGTTCATGAACCTGCTCGTGTACTTCAACGTCTCGCTGTTCCTGTTCAACATGCTCCCGCTGCTGCCGCTCGACGGCGGTCACATCGCGGGCGCCCTGTGGGAGTCCGTCCGCCGTCACGCGGCCCGGATCTTCAAGCGCCCCGACCCCGGCCCGTTCGACGTGGCCAAGCTGATGCCCGCCGCCTACGTGGTGGCCGGCGTCTTCGTCTGCTTCACGCTGCTCGTCCTCGCCGCCGACATCGTCAATCCGGTGAAACTGACGTAG